A genome region from Candidatus Methylomirabilota bacterium includes the following:
- the eno gene encoding phosphopyruvate hydratase — MSEIRTVHAREILDSRGNPTVEVEVWLDSGAFGRAMVPSGASTGTREAVELRDDDDTRYGGKGVRQAVRNVTETIAPEVEGLEATEQAAVDRALLELDGTPNKSGLGANALLGVSLAVARAGADECGLPLYQYLGGPGARIMPVPMMNVLNGGAHADNGLDIQEFMIVPAGAGSFGEALRVGVEVFHALRKLLKDKGLSTGVGDEGGFAPSLPGNEAALDFVLRAIERAGYRPGEDVFLALDPAASEFGKHGRYRLRADRADKSREEMIAFYEQLLSRYPICSIEDGLGEDDWEGWRALTQRLGSRIQIVGDDIFVTSPAILQEGIRKGIANAILVKLNQIGTLTETLETIELAKRAGYGTIISHRSGETEDTFVADLAVAVNAGQIKTGSLSRGERTAKYNQLLRIEEELGPSAVWPGRAAFGSRAR, encoded by the coding sequence GTGTCCGAGATCCGCACCGTCCACGCCCGCGAGATCCTCGACTCGCGCGGCAATCCCACGGTCGAGGTCGAAGTCTGGCTCGACTCGGGCGCCTTCGGCCGCGCCATGGTGCCCTCGGGCGCCTCGACGGGCACGCGCGAGGCCGTCGAGCTGCGCGACGACGACGACACCCGCTACGGCGGCAAGGGCGTGCGCCAGGCGGTGCGCAACGTGACGGAGACCATCGCCCCCGAGGTCGAAGGTCTCGAGGCGACGGAACAGGCCGCCGTGGACCGCGCGCTGCTCGAGCTCGACGGCACGCCGAACAAGTCGGGCCTCGGCGCCAATGCGCTCCTCGGCGTGTCGCTGGCCGTCGCGCGCGCCGGCGCCGACGAGTGCGGCCTGCCGCTCTACCAGTACCTGGGCGGGCCGGGCGCCCGGATCATGCCGGTGCCCATGATGAACGTGCTCAACGGCGGCGCGCACGCCGACAACGGCCTGGACATCCAGGAGTTTATGATCGTGCCCGCGGGGGCGGGCTCCTTCGGCGAGGCCCTCCGGGTCGGCGTCGAGGTCTTCCACGCACTTCGGAAGCTGCTCAAGGACAAGGGCCTCTCGACGGGCGTGGGCGACGAGGGCGGCTTTGCCCCGAGCCTGCCCGGCAACGAAGCGGCGCTCGACTTCGTGCTGCGCGCCATCGAGCGCGCCGGTTACCGGCCCGGGGAGGACGTCTTCCTCGCCCTCGACCCGGCGGCAAGCGAGTTCGGCAAGCACGGGCGCTACCGCCTGCGCGCCGATCGCGCCGACAAGTCCCGCGAGGAGATGATCGCGTTTTACGAGCAGCTCCTCTCGCGCTACCCCATCTGCTCGATCGAGGACGGCCTGGGCGAGGACGACTGGGAGGGGTGGCGGGCGCTGACCCAGCGGCTGGGCTCGCGCATCCAGATCGTGGGCGACGACATCTTCGTCACCAGCCCGGCCATCCTCCAGGAGGGCATCCGCAAGGGGATCGCGAATGCGATTCTCGTCAAGCTGAACCAGATCGGCACGCTGACCGAGACGCTCGAGACGATCGAGCTGGCCAAGCGCGCCGGCTACGGCACGATCATCTCGCACCGCTCGGGCGAGACCGAGGACACCTTTGTCGCGGACCTGGCCGTCGCCGTCAACGCCGGGCAGATCAAGACCGGCTCGCTCTCCCGCGGCGAGCGCACCGCGAAATACAACCAGCTCCTGCGCATCGAGGAGGAGCTGGGCCCGTCCGCCGTCTGGCCCGGGCGGGCCGCCTTCGGGAGCCGGGCCCGGTGA